A stretch of bacterium DNA encodes these proteins:
- a CDS encoding tetratricopeptide repeat protein, translating into MPRRWVKEELKKDRLVSWVERSVTWVNENKENAIIGGIVILAVAIFIPFSLSRRAKMNEQAFSLLARGQQEYFMNQPDKAIPFYDQALRHSGSKATPLVFLYKGNALYEMGKYSEATSIYKRYLDKYETRKFTPEVLLSLGNSLEQEEKFDEAKETYQKFLDRFPQHYLLPGIYQGLGRCYEKLGQKDEAIKIYQQMSHFYSDRIWQDMAEAKIKALSPTP; encoded by the coding sequence ATGCCTCGTAGATGGGTAAAAGAAGAGCTTAAAAAAGACCGTTTGGTAAGTTGGGTAGAAAGGTCGGTTACCTGGGTCAACGAGAATAAGGAGAATGCTATAATTGGCGGAATAGTTATCCTTGCTGTGGCTATTTTTATTCCCTTCTCCTTGTCTCGTCGTGCCAAGATGAATGAACAGGCATTTAGTCTTTTGGCGAGAGGACAACAGGAATATTTTATGAATCAGCCGGATAAGGCTATCCCGTTTTATGACCAAGCGTTAAGACATTCCGGCTCAAAGGCTACTCCCTTAGTCTTTCTCTATAAAGGTAATGCCCTCTATGAAATGGGGAAGTACAGCGAAGCTACCTCTATTTATAAAAGATATCTGGATAAATATGAAACCAGGAAGTTCACCCCTGAAGTCCTGCTGAGCCTGGGCAATAGTCTGGAACAGGAAGAAAAATTCGACGAAGCTAAGGAAACTTACCAGAAATTTCTGGACAGGTTTCCCCAGCATTACCTTTTGCCGGGGATTTACCAAGGCCTGGGAAGGTGCTATGAGAAACTGGGACAGAAAGATGAAGCAATTAAAATATACCAACAGATGTCCCATTTCTATTCTGACAGGATATGGCAGGATATGGCTGAGGCGAAAATAAAGGCATTGTCGCCTACGCCGTGA